In Vespula pensylvanica isolate Volc-1 chromosome 2, ASM1446617v1, whole genome shotgun sequence, the genomic window aacattCTATAACAACGccatgtttattttatttgactaGATTCGAGATTATCAAATATGAAGCTTTGACTACTTTATATTCGGACCATCAGGTGACGCGGAGGTAACTTTAAAGCTCGATTTAGTTCTGTTACTTCACGTATGGAAAATCTGTATACGTGCTTCTTAaactgtttaaataaatatataacgatttttaaagaattaaatagactagattattataaataattattatgaaattaaataattttacgggTAATTACCGTTTACATAGGAGGTAGATGAAAGACAATTTGTGTTTTAAATTCATGCtttatgttaaaattatagaagtctttctattcttaaaaatttcaacaatGTATCACTGCGCCATCTAACTTtacatctatatttttatacttaaagTACAGTGCATTCCAATTTTGAACGTATCGTACCGTGTACCTCCATATTGTCCCTATAAATGTTCCAATCATTAAGTTCTCGAACTataatttctatctatttctcattTCCTACAGTTTCgacatttttatcataaattttcatacatataaacTAATATTACGAATGTTTTGAAACGATAACATTACTACGagacattattttcttttaaataaaaaatatcgtcgaagTACACTTATAAagtgattaaataaaaaaacatatcgCGGCAAAACGTAACTTCCGTTAATAAGTTAAAGAATGATGAAATGACGTAGACATCTTTTGTGCCGTAACTCGTGTCAATAGATCTCGTAATGTACGCGAGCGTAAGCGTACCTGAGCCATAAGATAAAGGGTAGAGTTCCTCTTAGTGATAAAGTAATCAGTCATGTTTTTCTATTGTGCAGTAatctcattaataataaacggCGAATAgcaatcaaaattaatattgccttttgtcgtttttttttttttttttttttataatattgcgCTTTTGTGATTTTTTACTTGAAGAATTCGGTGAAGAAACGGTGCACTACATATTTTCCACAAAATGGTGCGTTGATTTActcattatttacaaatagtTTTCTTTCAAAAGGAATGTTTCCTTTACTCACATTTTATGTttctattattcatattttatatttgtagatGCAATTTATGTTATTGTTCAGTCGTCAAGGGAAGTTACGCTTGCAAAAGTGGTATGTTGCACATCCAGataaattgaagaagaagatcacGAGAGAATTAATTACTACAATACTTGCGAGAAAACCAAAAATGTCAAGCTTTTTAGAGTGGAAAGATGTTAAAGTTGTTTACAAAAGGTGCTTGATTTATTAAGACTTTTTATTTGgttcttgtatttttaaaacattgtgacatttggaaaaaagaaaaaaagaagaagaataataataattatataataataacgcaATTGTATTTTGTTTTAGATACGCAAGTTTGTATTTCTGTTGTGCGATTGAGCAGAATGACAATGAATTGCTTACTTTAGAAATTATACATCGTTATGTCGAGTTACTGGATAAATATTTTGGCAGTGTAAGTATAAAtcgttgtatttttttttctttctttgtttctttccttcttttcttttataggtATGagtgctttttatttttttttgtttcatataaaGATCCAAGCGtacatctatttatttctatatatatatattttgtttaggTATGCGAGTTGGatataatctttaattatgaaaaagcatattttatattggaCGAATTACTAGTTGGCGGAGAAATACAGGAAACAAGCAAGAAGAACGTGTTGAAAGCCATTGCAGCTCAGGATTTACTACAGGAGGTTAGTTATGGAGATGTACCCATTGAATTGTaacgtttcttctttgacACTCTGTTCATGTGTCTGTTCCTTCTTAAACATTCTACATTGATCATTTAAACGTGTATTATGTCTAGAAATATGTTAAAAGTTTAGTCAATTGGATTTATATACTAGTTATTAGTCTCATTCAAGCATGCATAATAGACCTTATCTTTACTACTTTTGCACTTTTAAATGATCCATggatattattcttattatcggTAGTTATTGTCTAATGTCTCTAACAGAAGTAATATGCAATTTtcaaatgatagaaaaaaaagatttctataaGAAATACTACTAAATGTGTGATGCAAATTATGTGGTTTGCatgtttattatctttttcttgttgaTACAGTAAtttggtatatatgtatatttttgatataacacttttagatatataacaactatatattttcaatatccaTTCCATTTGGAAGTATACtgcattatttaaatttctttaaataattttataataattgtagcATAAAATAATAGTGACATTTTTGATATGCACTGGATTTATAacttcaaataatatttaggaGCATACATATCCTCGTAACATCTTTTCTGGCAtcgttataaaagataatcaaTCTTCTTCATTTGTTGTAGTaatcttcaaaaatattttttgtgcATATCTAtgcttttgaaatttatatcttgTTTTGTACAAgtaattaattgtttcattCGACAAGCATAAAAGATGGATCAATTAGCTGTGTAGAGCATTTTAACTTGCAGTTTCAGTACAAATAACTtggtaaaaatttatatttatgggttaaatttttaattgacattattattattcttcttattattcttattcttcttcttcttcttcttcttcttcttcttcttcttcttattattattattattattattattattgttattattattatttatgtttttgtAGTATTTggtacataatatttttttatttttattaatcacaaATTTCTTATGAAATGATAATATTCTTTGCATTCTCTggctatgtatgtatgttttattttcacgtaATTTATGTGATCGGTTTAAATGGAAGGATATTTTgagtattatattaaattcctcatcctattttatatattcataagtatagaaatatattttaagaatatttcgtGGATGAGAAGTTGATCGAGTAAAATATTGagcattaaatattttaacagcTAATCCTGCGTGCATAGATTGCTTAATgtgtttgttaatttattattttaagtgGGCTTATAGcgtgatatataattatttatgacaatactatatgtatattatgtatacggTAGCATCTCCATGGTAGGAAACTCCTTACTGCATgatgattttttaaacatatattttttaaatacggtTTTTATCTATAGAAGATTCTAAACAAGTTATGATACACCAAGACCAATGAGAGACGCTCTGTTGTTAACATaaactaattatttaatagtaaCCTACACACAgaaattatgtttataatttatatttaatgtgcCATGTAAATGATGTACAtacttaatgaaatataatgaagCATATATTAAAggtgatatataaataatagaaatagtaAGGAAAATTGCATAATATACAGTGTATTGTATCTAGTCAATTTGATCTATCATGATTTAGAAAACATAATCTTGTATTAGCAtcatatatagattattaatttatttcatattacagGAAATTGGTTGATCTTGGTTAATcttagaatattaaaaaatgatattttttaattttttttttctctagttTGCTATGGTCTGATAAAATTGTATTGCTTTGTTgcaatgataaatttaatatcatatttgatattattttattgatatttcattattatactcAAAGTAATGATCGTTAACAAGCAATAGCATGCTTCCTTTGTTACAATATACATTACAGTATTGCCATAATATTAAGAGTGATTTTGTATACTGCTATATTAGctcctattaattttttataatatataatattttgtaataattattatttcatgttAATAACAGAAgtctttaatgaaaaaattatatgttgtTATTGTTTAGATTTATGGCAGTATTGTGACAAGTATGAAAATTATTGCTATGGATATGCTGCTAATTGTACATATTTTGTTGACAATATGTATTatggaaattttaataaacaatgaaTTTTTGTTGTTCTTATTGTTCAGTATCTATgtgcgcgtgcgtgcgtgcgtgcgtgcgtacgtgcgtacgtgcgtacgtgtgttcgtgtatgtatgcattcttattgtattttaataataaattcattaacttttatatgagatgatagaaattatattaacaactctttataaatcattcataaactctttacctttttcaatgaaaatgttttattcgcAATTTGCTTTTATTTGCTTGTAACCTTATATGATGCTAATGCCATAAACActattttaaaatagaataaacatttattttaaaagtataGAGGGGCATTATGTTCTGAGTATATCTATTACTATCGTTATTAGGattgttaatttataataatattataacaaaagttTTTATGTACCCTCTGTTAATCGATACTTTCAAAGACTGTTAATATTagttgatattataattatttataaaaatgaataaacatGGCACTGGTATAAATGTAAACATTGTAAATGCATTATATAATGGTatgttaagaaagaaagtataacAAAGAATTATCaagatgtaagaaaaaaaaggatcattTATTTTGGTTGTAATATCAGGATTGATTTGAAGTAATTTTccattatttgtattaaaaatatctgtatgtatgtaagatatttatatatttatatattacgagaaaaaatattttttataatgttgTGCAAGTGAAAGTAAAAAGTGTTAAAACATTAATTGACACAAGAATAAGTGAGACTAGTTAgcatttgtttgtttgtggAAGGATGAAGCTGTGGAAGGTGCTCTGCGGGAGATAGGGCTTTTATAGGTGCTGCATTCTTGTATATTCTACGCGCCCAAAATGAACAACCCAGATGAACAACTACATCAAAAAACTCATCTTGAGAACAATGTCATCGTGCGCATCATCATATGTGTCAACTTTATCTCATaagagatttttaatatatattaatctctTACTCACTGTTCAGCTCTcttcttcaaattttaaaaagtaatatcatatttttgtaCGAATAGATCGTGCAGTATGAAAATTGGAAAGTGGTACAAAGTAATATATGTCGGaacatacaaattttatattctataatcAGAATTTTTTCACTTGTATCTCATAGTTATTGAGTAGATTTTAATGATCTATAACTGTGGCAATAATATCTCATACGTATTTATAAGAACATAAGGATTTTTTGAACAGAATCTGTATTCATGTACTTTATATGTATGTCAAGAGGAactgtttattaattttggtGATATATctacagaagaagaaaaaaaaagaatatatgtgtgtatatatgcgtatgatggatgtgtgtgtgtgcgcgcgcgcgcacacacacacacacaccttcaatattaaataagtgCAATTTGGAATcgtctttatatgtatatgtgcataaACGTATAGTATAAGCAATAACATCAACTTTCAATGTGAAACTAGAACATCGaatgtatttgtaataaacccattattaatatatagcgTTAAGTAATGTTCAGACAAATCGCGTTTCACCTTTTTAACGAATTGTGATTTGGAAATTTTTTCGAATgttgaagtaaaaaataaaaaagtatattcagtatatattttaacatatgTGTTCTCAGTCCAATGGTGGTTTGTGATGTATAGAGTTttgttaattaacaaaattaataataatatatgtgagGTGCCCTATAGCatgctaaaaaaaatatattaaataaagctTAAAAATCTAGATGCTGTATATAAACGTGCGCTATGtgcaattttattgataaaaaataatacaaataattacttGATTATATGAAAAGGGTTCAGTTCATCATTTGAAGCTGCATCAAGAAGATAACTTAAGTCAAAGTAGGTACGTGCTTGcttactcatatatatatatatatatgtatattatatatattttgtgattattgtattatataaattttataatagaaagcAGCATCAAAGTAATTGATCCCTATTCATATATCACATAAAAGTACTTCTAACTTCGGTTTTGTAAAACTATTCACATTGCATATGTTTCAGGAGGAAACCCCACAAGGATTTTTCGAAGATCACGGATTGggataatatttttccaaaagttctattttctttccaattctTTCCAATTGGCAAGACATAGTAGGAATTTTCTGTCATTCCAGGACATTGATTGCATTGTATGTGTAAGCTACTATTTTACTTAAACTATTAAGAATCAATAACGCAAAAAAATCTCCTAAGAACGTTATTTTCATGTTCTCCTAGTAAacgttattttcattatatacaatattaaagtTATTAACAACTTCTGTCAAGAGATATGTTATTCTACTattgaaaacttttcaaagatttaattaaGTTAAAGATTAGCGTAATATGCGTGTTACGCTAAGTCACCAGTCAGTATTTCTAAATTAGGTACACTGTCGTTTTACAACTAGCAATGTTACATATCAAGTAAACAAAGGAAGACTTggcaatgaattattttacttatattcattatcataatttttcaagctgtttacattttatttccataCCGATCTAATGACTGATGCATCATTCGTAAAATGtacttacaaataattattattatatcgtttataattaattaatgattgcATTTAGATAGACTGCTCTGTTGGACCTTGGGTgcataattatatttagttaGCCCGTGTaaacgtgtatataaatataatataaaagttatacagattcttttttctcgacaaTTTAGAAGTATACTGTTGGTGATCGCATagacgaatttatatttaagacTATTGTTATCGAATACATAGTGAAtcacaattaaattttcagatatttgttaattatatgttTCAATATATACTTCAAGTAGATTTATCATGTTTTATCGTTGTATCatgttataattttcttcttgagAATATAATGTTCTCATTAATCTATCTaacaaaaaggaaggaaaatgaTATGTGACTATCTAACTAATTGATGCTAGTTATCTACAAGGGGCACATAAAAAGTATATGATTATCAAAGATTGCTTCAAATTAAACTGTTTGTAGGGTACAGGTAACTCCTGCTATACGAATTCttattttacgaaaatatgatatatctaaaaaatccatattttattcgacattattattagtattgtCAACGAtggagaaaaattaattgtgaGGGGTAGAAGAGATATTTGTTACATTGCATTTGCGGAaagtttacaatttttttttttttttttttttttttttattaaagaggAATGGATTGGGCcgataattaattcgtaaaaaaggGAGCTATCTGTATATTGAAGTTATTCTTCGATTTAACAATGACAATAATGATACatacgcacgcgcgcgcgcgcgagcacacagacgcacacacacgcacccgcgcgcgcacacgcaaatatacatatactcaaGTATTATCTCACAGTATTTAGATAAACGATTATGTAACATATCGTTTGGATAAATGATAGCTATCAGTTGTCTGATTTTCTTCATTAAACGCAGTTAATTATAACGTAGAGTTACGTAACAGGACTGCGAATTAAAAAGTGCAAACTGATTAGAACCATCgctgaaatgaaagaaattcgaataaCTGTACAATTTGTATAATTGCTTTGTAGCAAATATTCGTAAATGGCTCCTTTAAGCCATTTAACTCGTCGAAATCTTGATCGTTACACGCCTATTTTGTGAAAATGTTTTCACGAATTATAATCGTGTCATCAAAAAGAATAAGGGAAAAATTGATCGTATAATATCAAAGGAGAGTATGATATGAAAGTTAGAAGAAAGATACGATAgagaatgtaatttatattattttgatttaatctCGTAAGATTTCAACTTTAAAATCTACTTCAAACGCAGATATTTTTCGTTGCAGTGTAATCAAAAATAGgtcagaaaatattttatatcctaCGTTATCTATC contains:
- the LOC122638212 gene encoding AP-1 complex subunit sigma-2 isoform X1, which gives rise to MMQFMLLFSRQGKLRLQKWYVAHPDKLKKKITRELITTILARKPKMSSFLEWKDVKVVYKRYASLYFCCAIEQNDNELLTLEIIHRYVELLDKYFGSVCELDIIFNYEKAYFILDELLVGGEIQETSKKNVLKAIAAQDLLQEEETPQGFFEDHGLG
- the LOC122638212 gene encoding AP-1 complex subunit sigma-2 isoform X2; this translates as MMQFMLLFSRQGKLRLQKWYVAHPDKLKKKITRELITTILARKPKMSSFLEWKDVKVVYKRYASLYFCCAIEQNDNELLTLEIIHRYVELLDKYFGSVCELDIIFNYEKAYFILDELLVGGEIQETSKKNVLKAIAAQDLLQEDEAVEGALREIGLL